A segment of the Corynebacterium liangguodongii genome:
CGGTGCTAGAGACCTCGGAGATTCCGAAGACGATGCCGCGCGATGACGGCGATGACGACGAGGGATGCCTGTCGCTGCCCGGGGAGTTCTTCCCCACCGGCCGGGCGAGCTGGGCAAAGGTGACGGGCCTCGATGAAAACGGTGAGGCCATCGAGGTCGAGGGCGAGGGGTTTTTCGCTCGCTGCCTGCAGCACGAGGTCGGCCACCTCGATGGGTTCGTCTACACGGACGTGCTCACTGGCCGCTACAAGCGTGAGGCGAAGCGCGCGATCCGCGCTAACGGGTGGAACCAGCCGGGGTTGACGTGGTTGCCCGGGGTGGATGAGGATCCGTTCGGCCACTAGATGTTTCGCTCGGATGACATTGCTATAGGCGATCGGGTCGTGGTGCGGCAACGCGTCGGCAGCCACGCCAGCGACGTGATCGGCCACGTAGTCTCGCTCGAACCACTGGTAATTCGCCCTCAGGAAGTCGGCGGCTTTCCGTCATTTAAAGACGCGATGGAGATCGGCGAGTACCACGTGATCAAGAAGCTTTCGCCGCGCACGGTTCGCAACAGCGACATCCGCGCGGTCGAGGTCGCCTACGCTAAGGCGTTTCCTGGCCGTGAGCAGCAGCTTATCGACGCCTGGCTGGCCCGCGCCGGAGCCGAAATCGCCGAGCGCTCCAACTCGGCGACCCCGATCGGCCACTCGGCCGGCTTCGACCCCGTCCCGCTCGAGCGCATTACGGAGTTCTACCACCAGCGCGGAATGCCTGTGCAGCTGCTCATCCCGGAGCGCATCGGCAAACCGGCGCTGCGCATCCTCAGTGATGACTGGGTGCTCGGCGAGGAGATCATCGTGATGACGCGCCCGCTAAGCCCCGGCCATCTCGCCGAGGGCTTCGAGGTGCTCAGCCAGCCCGATCGCGACTGGCTCGCCCTCTACCACTTCCGCGGCGAGCCCCTGCCGCCCGAGGCGATCCGGCCCATCGACGGACGCATGGGGTTCGCCCGGCTCACCCGCGGCGGTGAGACCGTGGCGGTGACGAGGGTGACGCTGACGCAGTCCGACGACGGCCGGGTGTGGCTGGGCTACTCGGCGGTGGAGGTCAGGCAGGATATGCGCAGGCAGGGATTGGGCACGGCCCTTGGCGCATCCGTGGCCGCGTGGGGCGCAGCGCAGGGAGCGCACAACGCCTACCTGCACGTGCGGGCGGACAACACCGCGGCGCTCGGGCTCTACGCCAAGCTGGGGTTCATTGAGCACCACCGCCACCGCTACGCGCGACTCGGTTAGGGTTGGAAGCCATGCGGATTGCCACCTGGAACGTCAACTCGGTACGCTCGCGCGCCGAGCGCATCGCCGCCTTCCTCAAGCGCCACGACGTTGACGTGCTTGCCATGCAGGAGACCAAGACGGCCGACGAGAAGTTCCCCTACGCCGTGTTCGAAGCCGCCGGCTACGAGGTCGCCCATGTCGGGGTGAACCAGTGGAACGGGGTGGCCATCGCCTCGCGCGTCGGCCTCGACAACGTGCGCTCCTCCTTCCCCGGCCAGCCCGCCTACGAGGGCGCGGTGGAATCCCGCGCGGTGGGGGCAACCTGCGGCGGGATCGACGTGTGGAGCCTGTATGTGCCCAACGGCCGCGAGATCGGCCATCCGCACTACAACTACAAGCTGGCGTTTCTCTACGCCCTCGCCCGCGCCGTCACCCCGTCGGCTCCGCAGCTCCTCGTCGGCGATTTCAACATCGCCCCGCGCGATACGGACGTCTGGGACATCGCCTGGTTCGAGGGGAAAACCCACGTCACGGAGCCGGAGCGCGCTGCCTTCGAGATGCTTCTG
Coding sequences within it:
- a CDS encoding exodeoxyribonuclease III codes for the protein MRIATWNVNSVRSRAERIAAFLKRHDVDVLAMQETKTADEKFPYAVFEAAGYEVAHVGVNQWNGVAIASRVGLDNVRSSFPGQPAYEGAVESRAVGATCGGIDVWSLYVPNGREIGHPHYNYKLAFLYALARAVTPSAPQLLVGDFNIAPRDTDVWDIAWFEGKTHVTEPERAAFEMLLESGVTEITHDNDYTFWDYKAGRFGKNQGMLIDFMLATDPVAAKLRSAWVDVEERAGKGASDHAPLIADFDTRALDLDEVR
- a CDS encoding N-acetylglutamate synthase, CG3035 family, producing MFRSDDIAIGDRVVVRQRVGSHASDVIGHVVSLEPLVIRPQEVGGFPSFKDAMEIGEYHVIKKLSPRTVRNSDIRAVEVAYAKAFPGREQQLIDAWLARAGAEIAERSNSATPIGHSAGFDPVPLERITEFYHQRGMPVQLLIPERIGKPALRILSDDWVLGEEIIVMTRPLSPGHLAEGFEVLSQPDRDWLALYHFRGEPLPPEAIRPIDGRMGFARLTRGGETVAVTRVTLTQSDDGRVWLGYSAVEVRQDMRRQGLGTALGASVAAWGAAQGAHNAYLHVRADNTAALGLYAKLGFIEHHRHRYARLG
- a CDS encoding peptide deformylase, with translation MTIRPIVICGDPVLHAPTNPVEQPVAELKELIADMHETMDAANGVGLAANQVGLPLRLFVYHCPDGDHMRRGTVINPVLETSEIPKTMPRDDGDDDEGCLSLPGEFFPTGRASWAKVTGLDENGEAIEVEGEGFFARCLQHEVGHLDGFVYTDVLTGRYKREAKRAIRANGWNQPGLTWLPGVDEDPFGH